In Sphingomonas oryzagri, the genomic stretch TCGGAGGCTTCCGAGCCCAGCATCTCGGTCAGCGCGTCGTTGACGATCTTGACGACCTGCTGGCCCGGCGTGACCGAGCGGAGGACCGACTGGCCGACCGCCGCTTCCGTCACCTTGTCGACGAACTCGCGCACCACCGGCAGCGCGACGTCGGCTTCCAGCAGCGCGATGCGAACCTCGCGCATCGCCTGGCGCACGTCATTTTCGTTGAGCGCACCACGGCCGCGGAGTTTGTCGAAAACCCCACCCAGCCTTTCGCTCAGACTCTCGAACATGCGCCAAACTCCAATCTCACCAGCTCCAACGCACAAAGCGCCGGCGGGCGAAACTCGCCGGCCGGCGTGCGCCACCTCTCAGTGGGAAGCGCTGGAGCCATCACGATCCCGAGGGAACGATTGCGGCGGCCGATAGCGGAAGCGCGGGCGGATGGCAACCCGCTCGGGCTATCCGCCCGCTCGATCTATCGGAGCGTGCGGGCGAAGAACGCCGTCATGTCCTTCATCGCAGTCACGCTTTCTGGAACGTCCGGTCCGGCGAGATAGGTGGCGTGGCTCTCGCCTTCATAGACGATCAGCTCGCTATGGCGATCGGCATCGCGCAGCTTGCGATCGACGCGGATGGTGTTCGACAGGAACAGGTCGCGCGTCCCCGTCAGCAGCAGGGTCGGCGGAAAGGCCGCGAACGAGCCGTAGATCGGCGACAGTCGCGGATCCTTCAGATCCATGCCGTGCGCATATTGCGCGGCCGAGACGCTGAGATCGCCCTGATAGACCATCGGATCGGCGTAGCGGTTGGTGAAATAGCTGTCGCCCGTTTCCGACAGGTCAGACCATGGCGTGCCGGCGATGATCGCGTCGGGCACGCGGAAATGCTCGGCGATGGCGCGCTGCGTGACTTCGAGGACCATCGCGCCGCCGGTCGATGTGCCGAACAGGCCGATCTTCCGCCCCGGCCAGCGCTGCACGATCTGCTTCCACGCGGCGACCGCATCGTCTACCGGAACGGGGAAGGAAAATTCCGGCGGCATGCGATAGTCGATCGAGACCGTCCGGATCCCGCTCGCACCGGCGAGCAGGATGGCCTCCCCGACGCCAGCCTCGCCCGCGCCTGCCGTATAGGCACCACCATGGATGTGGACCAGCAGGCGCCCCGGCTGCATCTCCCGCCCGCGCGGCGCGATCACATAGCAATGCACGCCGCCGATCCGCTC encodes the following:
- a CDS encoding alpha/beta hydrolase fold domain-containing protein; translated protein: MTRTAMKLGFAYLAISAAGWANAGPVRHVPAYDLPIPSTVSPQLQAAIAKAPPSEPAASMPTTNAGWIARSNPDPARTHADVVRLLDRYRLTLTEERIGGVHCYVIAPRGREMQPGRLLVHIHGGAYTAGAGEAGVGEAILLAGASGIRTVSIDYRMPPEFSFPVPVDDAVAAWKQIVQRWPGRKIGLFGTSTGGAMVLEVTQRAIAEHFRVPDAIIAGTPWSDLSETGDSYFTNRYADPMVYQGDLSVSAAQYAHGMDLKDPRLSPIYGSFAAFPPTLLLTGTRDLFLSNTIRVDRKLRDADRHSELIVYEGESHATYLAGPDVPESVTAMKDMTAFFARTLR